The genomic DNA TGTTTTGTGCGGTTCAACAACCTAAGAGCAGCTAGCGATTCCCTGTCCTACTCCCTGTCGTACATGACATATGTAAAATTTAAGTGTTGTTATGATAAATGTGGCATGTGTACACGTTATATTTCATATGCTGTACTTATTTTTCATGTGCAAACCTATAGACCTGCTTTACTTAACAATCAACAGCCACCGCTGCTAGTATTAGTAGTACTTACCAATGTACAGAGAACTTGTCTATATATATGAAGCTATAGCCATGTCCACTAAAGGGTACATGTAAGTGCGTAGTAGCACATCCCACACCACTGAGGACAATGTCAATTCTGCTCTCTCAAGAGCTgctcatctccacaacactcgtggTACTTGTTCCCCTATACTACTTGTGCTTGAGGGTTAGTTGTAGATCAAAGAACCAATCAGTGCTGCCCACAAACTGGCCAATACTCcacatgttcccttccttcatgtcCAACCTCCACAACTTGCATGACTATTTCACCCTAGTCTTTGCTGGATCCGGCCACAGCTTCAGGGCGCATGGCCCACCTGGCAGCGGCATGAGGTTCTTCATCACATGTGACCCTGCCAACGTCCGGCACATCTTCACAACCAACTACGCCAACTTTCCCAAGGGTACGAGGTTCGCCGATACATTCGACATCCTGGATggaagcctcttcatcattgatGGCGAGCCGTGGCGTCGGCATCGCACAAAAGTCAAGGGCTTGCTTGCTAGACCACGACTAGTTGCCAGTATGGTGGCTTGCTGCTGCCGGAAGGTGGAGAATGACCTCCTCCCGTTGTTTACCCACATGTCAAACACAAACATTCCATTCGACATGCAACATATGATGTCCAGGTTTATGTTTGACCTGGCTGCTATGCCTCTCTTCGGTGTTGATCCTGGCCTCCTATCATCGGAAATGCCACCCATGGTTGTCGCGGTTGCCTTGGACATAGTCATGGAGGTGGTATGCTTTCGGCACATGATGCCATCTTATTGCTGGAAACTGATGAGGTGGTTAAACATCGGTCCTGAGAAAAAGCTCAATGTGGAGCACACACTGCTACGAAGGTTCATcaaggagatgatggagaggaggaaTATCAAGACGTGGCAAGTTAAtaatgatgaggaagaagaaggtgtggaTATTGTATCT from Triticum dicoccoides isolate Atlit2015 ecotype Zavitan unplaced genomic scaffold, WEW_v2.0 scaffold75481, whole genome shotgun sequence includes the following:
- the LOC119347789 gene encoding noroxomaritidine synthase 2-like, whose amino-acid sequence is MSILLSQELLISTTLVVLVPLYYLCLRVSCRSKNQSVLPTNWPILHMFPSFMSNLHNLHDYFTLVFAGSGHSFRAHGPPGSGMRFFITCDPANVRHIFTTNYANFPKGTRFADTFDILDGSLFIIDGEPWRRHRTKVKGLLARPRLVASMVACCCRKVENDLLPLFTHMSNTNIPFDMQHMMSRFMFDLAAMPLFGVDPGLLSSEMPPMVVAVALDIVMEVVCFRHMMPSYCWKLMRWLNIGPEKKLNVEHTLLRRFIKEMMERRNIKTWQVNNDEEEEGVDIVSFFLDDPCYANDDLFCAITIGYMLVARDTVGIALTWIFYNLAQNPN